The Armatimonadota bacterium DNA segment CTCGTTTCGGATGTAAAACAGCGGCGCGGCGGTCAAACCGCGCTATAATCCGTTGCACTCAGAGAGGCCCCGAGCATGACCCTTGTAACGCTCTTCTTCTTCGCTCACCAGCCGATTCGCCTCAAGCCCTACGAGACGAGGCTGGACACCGGCGCACGCAGTCCCGAGGAGCTCTTTGACTTCTATTTCGACGAGACTCTGAACCGAGATATCTTCCACCGCGTGGCGCAGAAATGCTACTACCCGGCAACCCGCGCGCTGCTCGATCTTGTAGAGCGCTACCACGGCGAGCCGAAGCCGTTCAGACTTGCGTTCGGTCTCTCCGGCACGTTTCTGGACTCGGCGGCGCGATACGATCCCGGTGTGCTCGCGCTGTTTCAGGAGCTGGCGCAGTCGCGCTGCGTGGAGTTTACCGCCGAGACCTACTACCACTCGCTGAGCAGCTTGTTCGACGCCCATCGCAGCGAGTTCAATGCTCAGGTCCAGTTGCACTCCCAAACCATCGAGCGACTGTTCGGGCGCAAACCAACGGTTTTCAGAAATACGGAGTGCATCTACAACAACTCGATTGCCGCGGCCGCAAAGTACCTGGGCTTCGAGGGAATCATCACGGAAGGCGTCGACTGGGTGTTGGACGGACGCTCACCCGACTTTGTCTACGCCGCGCCGTGCGGACTGCCCGTGCTGCTGCGCAACTACCAGCTTTCGGATGACGTGGCATATCGCTTTCCGAACCGGAACTGGGAGGGTTGGCCGCTGAACGCCGAAACGTTTGCCGGTTGGTTGGCAAACAACACCGACATGAACGTGACGTTGGCGATGGATTATGAAGCGCTTGGCGAACACATCTGGGCCGATACCGGCATCTTCGATTTTTT contains these protein-coding regions:
- a CDS encoding glycoside hydrolase family 57 protein, whose product is MTLVTLFFFAHQPIRLKPYETRLDTGARSPEELFDFYFDETLNRDIFHRVAQKCYYPATRALLDLVERYHGEPKPFRLAFGLSGTFLDSAARYDPGVLALFQELAQSRCVEFTAETYYHSLSSLFDAHRSEFNAQVQLHSQTIERLFGRKPTVFRNTECIYNNSIAAAAKYLGFEGIITEGVDWVLDGRSPDFVYAAPCGLPVLLRNYQLSDDVAYRFPNRNWEGWPLNAETFAGWLANNTDMNVTLAMDYEALGEHIWADTGIFDFLRALPDAVRVHPQLEFVTPTDAVRRLPVHDTVVVDDYATISWADKERDTSAWLGNEPQRLAYEEIKRLDGPITAAGDADLQRYWRYMQTSDHLYYLSDKGMNDGDVHQYFSAYGSPFSAFVRLQTALYDLRRRTSELARAKGK